From a single Streptomyces liliifuscus genomic region:
- a CDS encoding M18 family aminopeptidase: protein MTLATDPSHTEDLLAFLQGSSSPYHAVSQAARRLEKAGFTELSETEEWTGRSGGCFVARGGALIAWYVPEGAPAHTPFRIVGAHTDSPNLRVKPRPDTGSAGWRQVAVEIYGGVPLNTWLDRDLGISGRLTLRDGSSTLVKVDEPLFRVPQLAIHLDRSVNESMALDRQRQTQPIWSLGRPEQGALLRRIAYEADLEPTEILGWDLMLHDIQAPGHLGAEREFLVSSRLDNLVSVHAGVTALTAATEAWAKDAGAESFRVPVLAAFDHEEVGSGSETGAQSPLLERVLNRSVGARGGSGEDWSRALAGALCVSADMSHAVHPNYSERHDPDNHPLPNGGPVVKVNVNQRYATDGTGLAAFAAACERAGVPLQRFVSNNAMPCGTSIGPITAARLGVTTVDVGVPGLSMHSARELVGARDPGHLAQALAEFVTTS from the coding sequence ATGACCCTGGCCACCGACCCCAGCCACACCGAGGACCTGCTCGCCTTCCTCCAGGGCAGCTCCTCGCCCTACCACGCCGTGTCCCAGGCGGCGCGCCGCCTGGAGAAGGCGGGCTTCACGGAGCTGAGCGAGACCGAGGAGTGGACGGGGCGCAGCGGCGGCTGTTTCGTCGCCCGCGGCGGTGCGCTCATCGCCTGGTACGTCCCCGAGGGCGCGCCTGCCCACACCCCCTTCCGGATCGTCGGCGCGCACACCGACTCGCCCAACCTGCGGGTCAAGCCGAGGCCCGACACCGGTTCCGCGGGGTGGCGGCAGGTCGCCGTGGAGATCTACGGAGGCGTCCCGCTCAACACCTGGCTCGACCGGGACCTGGGCATCTCGGGGCGTCTCACGCTGCGCGACGGCAGCTCCACCCTCGTCAAGGTCGACGAACCGCTGTTCCGCGTACCGCAGTTGGCCATCCACCTGGACCGCTCGGTCAACGAGTCCATGGCCCTGGACCGCCAGCGCCAGACACAGCCGATCTGGTCCCTCGGCAGACCGGAACAGGGCGCGCTGCTGCGCCGGATCGCGTACGAGGCGGATCTGGAGCCCACCGAGATCCTCGGCTGGGACCTGATGCTGCACGACATCCAGGCGCCCGGACACCTGGGCGCGGAGCGGGAGTTCCTGGTGTCGTCGCGTCTGGACAACCTGGTGTCCGTGCACGCGGGCGTCACCGCGCTGACGGCGGCGACCGAGGCCTGGGCGAAGGACGCCGGCGCCGAGTCGTTCCGGGTTCCGGTGCTCGCCGCCTTCGACCACGAGGAGGTCGGCAGCGGCTCCGAGACCGGCGCCCAGAGCCCGCTCCTTGAACGCGTACTGAACCGCTCGGTGGGCGCCCGCGGCGGCAGCGGCGAGGACTGGTCGCGGGCGCTGGCGGGCGCGCTCTGCGTCTCGGCCGACATGTCCCACGCGGTCCACCCCAACTACAGCGAGCGGCACGACCCGGACAACCACCCGCTGCCCAACGGCGGACCCGTGGTGAAGGTCAACGTCAACCAGCGGTACGCCACCGACGGCACCGGCCTCGCCGCGTTCGCGGCCGCCTGCGAGCGGGCCGGGGTGCCGTTGCAGCGGTTCGTGTCCAACAACGCCATGCCCTGCGGGACTTCGATCGGGCCGATCACCGCGGCCCGGCTGGGCGTGACGACGGTCGACGTGGGCGTGCCCGGTCTGTCCATGCACTCCGCCCGGGAACTCGTCGGGGCCAGGGACCCCGGCCATCTGGCGCAGGCGCTCGCCGAGTTCGTCACGACGAGCTGA
- a CDS encoding amino acid adenylation domain-containing protein, with translation MTTVQAPADRPSTDADHRLDALLLERWERDPALPAIVSGETALTMGELRERVLRTAAALRAHGVRAGDRVVIHHERSVEFVVAVLGAMFAGAAHAALGVDDPPRRILRSVQDCAPRAVLTESALRDRFSDVPGLSDLVVLTDEECATYAPTPESVQGDVDVRGDASADDPVAVIHTSGSTGRPKASLISHRALVSRIRALQTTHRMDERDRMIHHTVCTFDMHLGELYWPLLAGATVVVAAPGRHRDADHLADLIRDQGITTVYFGVSQLELFLLTRDPAERYDGLRQVLTGGEPLGPDLVRRFHSRSTASLTNIYGPSECTIYCTAWVLPRDPDLDTVLIGPAIQDTELWILDEKGAPVAEGETGELYIGGAGVALGYLNRPELTAERFLGAERFPNAPAVSPDSRFYRSGDLVRARPGGVLEFLGRADRQVKIRGIRIEPGEIEETAKRCTGVRQAAVVAHGSGAEKRLAAFVVPEKGVASDSLPSSVREALRTWLPPYMVPSAIEVTDELPLTPNGKLDRRLLEARAAQRSAEPAPARAVHRAPADTPADTSVDAEPDVESVVSEVWCEVLQVSAVGRDDDFFDLGGDSFKVLRVVETLRERLRADIPLAALLLEPTAADFSEELRRIMAHGPTD, from the coding sequence ATGACGACCGTGCAGGCCCCCGCCGACCGCCCGTCGACCGATGCGGACCACCGGCTCGACGCGCTCCTGCTCGAACGGTGGGAGCGTGATCCCGCACTTCCCGCGATCGTCTCCGGCGAGACCGCCCTCACCATGGGCGAGTTGAGGGAACGGGTCCTGCGGACCGCGGCGGCCCTTCGCGCGCACGGCGTACGGGCCGGTGACCGCGTCGTGATCCACCACGAGCGCTCCGTCGAGTTCGTGGTGGCCGTGCTGGGCGCCATGTTCGCGGGCGCCGCCCACGCGGCACTCGGCGTGGACGACCCGCCGCGGCGCATCCTGCGGTCCGTCCAGGACTGCGCGCCCCGGGCCGTGCTCACCGAATCCGCGCTGCGCGACCGTTTCTCGGACGTACCCGGCCTGTCGGACCTGGTCGTCCTGACGGACGAGGAGTGCGCCACGTACGCGCCGACGCCCGAATCCGTACAAGGGGACGTGGACGTACGGGGGGACGCGTCCGCGGACGACCCCGTCGCCGTCATCCACACCTCGGGATCCACCGGCCGCCCCAAGGCCTCGCTGATCAGTCACCGCGCTCTCGTCTCACGGATCAGGGCCCTGCAGACCACGCACCGCATGGACGAGCGCGACCGGATGATCCACCACACGGTGTGCACGTTCGACATGCATCTCGGCGAGCTGTACTGGCCGTTGCTCGCCGGCGCCACCGTCGTCGTCGCGGCCCCGGGCCGCCATCGCGACGCGGACCATCTCGCGGACCTCATACGCGACCAGGGGATCACGACGGTCTACTTCGGCGTGTCCCAGCTCGAACTCTTCCTGCTGACCCGCGATCCCGCCGAGCGGTACGACGGACTGCGGCAGGTGCTCACCGGCGGCGAACCGCTCGGTCCCGACCTGGTCAGGCGCTTCCACTCGCGCTCCACCGCCTCCCTCACCAATATCTACGGGCCCAGCGAGTGCACGATCTACTGCACGGCCTGGGTGCTGCCGCGCGATCCCGACCTGGACACCGTGCTCATCGGCCCCGCCATCCAGGACACCGAACTGTGGATCCTCGACGAGAAGGGCGCTCCGGTCGCCGAAGGGGAAACCGGCGAGCTCTACATCGGCGGCGCCGGCGTCGCCCTCGGCTATCTGAACCGGCCCGAACTCACCGCCGAGCGTTTCCTCGGCGCCGAGCGTTTTCCCAACGCCCCCGCTGTGAGCCCGGACAGCCGCTTCTACCGTTCCGGCGACCTGGTCAGGGCGCGGCCGGGCGGTGTGCTGGAGTTCCTCGGCCGGGCCGACCGGCAGGTGAAGATCCGGGGCATCCGCATCGAGCCCGGCGAGATCGAGGAGACCGCCAAGCGCTGTACGGGAGTCCGGCAGGCGGCGGTCGTGGCGCACGGCTCGGGTGCCGAGAAGCGGCTCGCCGCGTTCGTGGTGCCCGAGAAGGGCGTGGCATCGGACAGCCTGCCGTCGTCCGTGCGCGAGGCGCTGCGGACCTGGCTACCGCCGTACATGGTGCCCTCGGCCATCGAGGTGACGGACGAGCTGCCGCTGACGCCGAACGGCAAGCTGGACCGCCGTCTCCTGGAGGCCCGGGCGGCACAGCGGTCGGCCGAACCCGCGCCCGCGCGGGCCGTACACCGGGCGCCCGCCGACACCCCCGCCGACACGTCCGTGGACGCGGAACCGGATGTGGAGAGCGTCGTGTCCGAGGTGTGGTGCGAGGTCCTCCAGGTCTCCGCCGTGGGCCGGGACGACGACTTCTTCGACCTGGGCGGCGATTCCTTCAAGGTGCTCCGCGTCGTCGAGACCCTCCGGGAACGGCTGCGGGCGGACATCCCCCTGGCGGCGCTGCTGCTGGAGCCGACGGCCGCCGACTTCAGCGAGGAACTGCGCCGCATCATGGCGCACGGGCCCACGGACTGA
- a CDS encoding MupA/Atu3671 family FMN-dependent luciferase-like monooxygenase, translated as MVGDGVGVDAGQRAHAVELGRHLAERTRTSKELAQRQRAVLADSRAVVGFRRSTKETLYPLTARSARGARLTDVDGNEYTDITMGFGALLLGHEPEIVTEAVREHLAQGLRFGPRPVEAGEVAQLLADLTGMERVAFAGSGTEANSAAIRLARAATGRDRVVMFRGSYHGHIDSVLGRPGPDGTHAVPVSHGIPHSAVSELIVLEYGSQEALDTVDALGDTIAAVLVEPVQCRNPALRPVAFLRELRDLTRRRGIVLLFDEMLTGLRPHPRGAQHHFGVVPDLATYGKALGSGFPIGAIAGRADILDGVDGGFWRYGDDSRPETETTFFGGTYMQHPLSMAAAKAVLTHLIAEGPALQERLNARTDLLAEGLNEFFRAEEFPLELSHFGSMFRFTHRADMELLYQHLLLRGIYVWEWRSFYLSTAHTDADVERVSDAVKDSLRALREGGFFPTTRTSPRTLSRPRPKATRPRPAAGFGLYFFGDYPDEAETAAEGGAVDGPRRTPRPSDAYDQIMETARFADERGFSSLWVPERHFHSFGGLFPNPSVLAAALARETGRIRLNAGSVVLPLHDPVRIAEEWSVVDNLSGGRVGIGCATGWHAQDFALHPDRFARRKEIGFAHLDDVRTLWGGGTLSRRTGDGGETAVRIHPRPVQDMPPMFLATSGRRESYEEAARRGLGIVTNLMNQTVAELAENIGHYRKAREQHGLDPDTGRVTVLLHTYLGDDHATARAQALEPMTRYLRSSLQMRSAARTLGTLGGDPRDVATASEEDLEYLFRRAYDGYCDERALIGTPETCAPVVDALYEAGVDEIAALVDFGMPADLMRSGLEHLDALRERHQDASGSAASPGTDVSAPATDAQRRIWLASQLIGDPAAYNEIQAVRLRGPLDGEALAAAVDGLVERHAGLRTVFRPGGGDETVRQVVRQGMRVPLRVTDAREQLTDARGQVTDVQGPEAVAADEAVAAVLREESSRPYDLAEGPLFTPRLLTLADDDHVLVLGLHHIITDAHSATILAADLEELYKAAVEGRPARFAAPAGSTVGAAEPDRDPADLEWWRHYLDPLPPVPALPTRRPRGRRVAGGGAAAEIRLDGVRTSALQEWSGRQGVTLFATLLTAWQLVLRERSGQDEFVVGSTFGRRTPETTGTVGFHVALLPLRASLTESTPLTDAVRATRDALFAADAHQHVDLDALLAAVNPDPGNPRPLITVSADLDTAPLAGIRLPGLYAEEIDGGSESAPLEMGLMAVRTGSGLRLRIRYDADLFDAATVRDCLGDLDRILGAMVSGGAVLVRDTAVRPRTVDVTMSAPSAPSVLETLRTVWKSVLDVDDVADDSNFFDLSGNSIAAIRLVNRVRDALHVDIGLADFFADATLGAMARQLGGGPQAPAHTIAPEPPPAHAPAPEPPPAPSDHAELVDRAPASDQQNRMIAGHYAVPQAQVWNVPTRIRFRGALDPDALRSALAELIERHHSLRTRFVREAGAGAGTGAGAGAGEGVWWQEVVAAPPLRLQIDDLTRLEPGKRAARVDKVCRAMAAAPVDLTRPTLPRLRLLRVERDEWVLMFVMHHICADGWAHSVLLAELAALYTAAAAGTAHTLEAPPVQATHYARRQLETKDPSADDRRAAHCAAYLKGVPCRLDTPTDRPRPERLSGDGGTARGSASGELRAAMEKLAADRHVTPFAVAAAALGIHLARLSGERDVLLSVPYANREDLDCESLVSVTSTAVLVRVRIDPAETVAELVTRTGAGALGIMANVLPTARILQAMRDAGATEVPDRVPNGLAFQNYADSDIGIPGLDVEVEDVAPPVARAELVFGLAPRRDPDLGYRTFLEYSADLWDRESAEDLLAEYVSMIGDLCAQPDRPVAALLDTHTTPRKADAE; from the coding sequence ATGGTCGGCGACGGTGTCGGCGTCGATGCCGGTCAGCGGGCGCACGCCGTAGAGCTCGGGCGCCATCTCGCCGAACGGACCCGTACATCCAAGGAGTTGGCCCAGCGGCAGCGTGCCGTTCTTGCCGACAGCCGGGCCGTCGTCGGGTTCCGTCGTTCCACGAAGGAGACGCTGTACCCCCTCACGGCCCGCTCGGCGCGGGGCGCGCGCCTGACCGACGTGGACGGCAACGAGTACACCGACATCACCATGGGCTTCGGCGCACTGCTCCTCGGCCATGAGCCGGAGATCGTCACCGAGGCCGTACGGGAGCACCTCGCGCAGGGCCTGCGCTTCGGCCCCCGGCCGGTCGAGGCCGGTGAAGTCGCCCAGCTGCTGGCCGACTTGACGGGCATGGAACGTGTGGCGTTCGCGGGCTCAGGCACCGAGGCCAACTCCGCCGCCATCAGGCTGGCCCGCGCCGCCACCGGACGAGACCGCGTCGTCATGTTCCGCGGCTCGTACCACGGCCACATCGACTCCGTGCTCGGCCGCCCGGGACCGGACGGCACCCACGCCGTACCCGTCTCGCACGGCATCCCGCACAGCGCGGTCTCCGAGCTGATCGTCCTCGAATACGGCAGCCAGGAAGCCCTCGACACCGTCGACGCGCTCGGCGACACCATCGCGGCGGTCCTCGTCGAGCCGGTCCAGTGCCGCAACCCCGCCCTGCGTCCCGTCGCTTTCCTGCGGGAACTGCGTGACCTCACGCGGCGCCGAGGCATCGTGCTGCTCTTCGACGAGATGCTCACAGGGCTGCGCCCCCATCCACGCGGCGCACAGCACCACTTCGGCGTCGTCCCGGACCTCGCGACCTACGGCAAGGCGCTCGGCAGCGGCTTCCCGATCGGTGCGATCGCGGGCCGCGCCGACATCCTGGACGGGGTCGACGGCGGCTTCTGGCGGTACGGCGACGACAGCCGCCCGGAGACCGAGACCACCTTCTTCGGCGGTACGTACATGCAGCACCCGCTGTCCATGGCGGCGGCCAAGGCGGTCCTCACCCATCTCATCGCCGAGGGCCCCGCCCTCCAGGAACGGCTCAACGCCCGCACGGACTTGCTGGCCGAGGGTCTGAACGAGTTCTTCAGGGCCGAGGAATTCCCCCTGGAACTCAGCCACTTCGGTTCCATGTTCCGGTTCACGCACCGGGCCGACATGGAACTGCTTTACCAGCACCTGCTGTTGCGCGGCATCTACGTGTGGGAGTGGCGCAGTTTCTATCTGTCCACCGCCCACACCGACGCGGACGTCGAGCGCGTCTCGGACGCCGTGAAGGACTCCCTGCGAGCCCTGCGCGAGGGCGGTTTCTTCCCCACGACCCGCACGAGCCCCCGCACGCTCTCCCGCCCGCGGCCGAAGGCGACGCGTCCCAGGCCGGCCGCCGGTTTCGGCCTGTACTTCTTCGGCGACTACCCGGACGAGGCAGAAACGGCGGCCGAGGGCGGAGCCGTGGACGGGCCTCGGCGCACCCCCCGCCCCTCCGACGCCTACGACCAGATCATGGAGACGGCCCGCTTCGCCGACGAGCGGGGCTTCAGTTCCCTCTGGGTGCCGGAGCGGCACTTCCACTCCTTCGGCGGGCTCTTCCCCAACCCCTCCGTGCTCGCGGCCGCGTTGGCCCGGGAGACCGGCCGGATCCGGCTGAACGCGGGTTCCGTCGTACTGCCGCTGCACGACCCCGTCCGGATCGCCGAGGAGTGGTCGGTCGTCGACAACCTCTCCGGCGGCCGGGTCGGCATCGGCTGCGCCACCGGCTGGCACGCGCAGGACTTCGCCCTCCACCCGGACCGCTTCGCCCGCCGCAAGGAGATCGGCTTCGCCCATCTCGACGACGTACGGACGCTGTGGGGCGGCGGCACGCTGTCGCGGCGGACCGGGGACGGCGGGGAGACCGCGGTACGCATCCACCCGCGCCCGGTGCAGGACATGCCGCCCATGTTCCTCGCCACCTCGGGACGGCGTGAGTCGTACGAGGAGGCCGCGCGGCGCGGTCTCGGCATCGTCACCAACCTGATGAACCAGACGGTCGCCGAACTCGCCGAGAACATCGGCCACTACCGCAAGGCCCGCGAGCAGCACGGTCTCGACCCCGACACCGGCCGGGTGACCGTACTCCTGCACACCTACCTCGGCGACGACCACGCGACGGCGCGTGCCCAGGCGCTGGAGCCGATGACCCGCTATCTGCGCTCCTCGCTGCAGATGCGCTCCGCGGCAAGAACGCTGGGCACGCTGGGCGGCGATCCTCGGGACGTGGCCACGGCGAGCGAGGAGGACCTGGAGTACCTCTTCCGCCGGGCGTACGACGGGTACTGCGACGAGCGGGCCCTGATCGGTACGCCGGAGACCTGCGCGCCCGTGGTGGACGCGCTGTACGAGGCGGGCGTCGACGAGATCGCCGCCCTAGTCGACTTCGGCATGCCCGCCGACCTGATGCGCTCCGGGCTCGAACACCTCGACGCGCTGCGCGAGCGCCACCAGGACGCGTCTGGGTCCGCGGCTTCTCCGGGCACCGATGTCTCCGCGCCCGCGACCGACGCCCAGCGCCGGATCTGGCTCGCCTCCCAGCTCATCGGCGACCCGGCCGCGTACAACGAGATCCAGGCGGTGCGGCTGCGCGGCCCGCTGGACGGGGAGGCGCTGGCCGCCGCGGTCGACGGGCTGGTCGAACGGCACGCCGGCCTGCGGACGGTGTTCCGCCCGGGCGGTGGCGACGAGACCGTACGGCAGGTCGTACGGCAGGGGATGCGCGTTCCGTTGCGGGTGACCGACGCCCGGGAGCAGTTGACCGATGCCCGGGGGCAGGTGACCGATGTCCAGGGGCCGGAGGCCGTCGCGGCTGACGAAGCCGTCGCGGCCGTGCTGCGGGAAGAGAGTTCGCGGCCGTACGACCTCGCCGAGGGGCCGCTGTTCACCCCACGGCTTCTGACGCTCGCCGACGACGACCATGTGCTCGTACTCGGGCTGCACCACATCATCACCGACGCCCACTCGGCCACAATCCTCGCGGCCGACCTGGAGGAGCTCTACAAGGCCGCGGTCGAGGGCCGCCCCGCGCGGTTCGCGGCGCCCGCGGGGAGCACGGTCGGTGCCGCCGAACCCGACCGGGACCCGGCCGACCTGGAGTGGTGGCGGCACTACCTCGACCCGCTGCCACCGGTGCCCGCGCTGCCCACCCGGCGCCCGCGCGGCCGTCGTGTGGCGGGCGGCGGGGCCGCCGCCGAGATCCGCCTGGACGGCGTTCGCACGTCGGCGCTGCAGGAGTGGAGCGGCCGGCAGGGCGTCACGCTCTTCGCCACGCTCCTCACCGCCTGGCAGTTGGTGCTGCGCGAGCGCTCGGGCCAGGACGAGTTCGTCGTGGGCTCGACCTTCGGGCGGCGCACTCCGGAGACCACCGGCACGGTGGGATTCCATGTCGCGCTCCTTCCGCTGCGGGCCTCGCTGACGGAGTCGACACCGCTGACCGATGCCGTACGGGCCACCAGGGACGCGCTGTTCGCGGCGGACGCCCATCAACATGTGGACCTGGACGCGCTCCTCGCCGCCGTTAACCCCGACCCCGGCAACCCGCGCCCCCTCATCACCGTCTCGGCGGACCTGGACACCGCTCCGCTGGCCGGGATCCGGCTGCCCGGGCTGTACGCCGAGGAGATCGACGGCGGCTCCGAATCGGCGCCGCTGGAAATGGGGTTGATGGCCGTCCGCACCGGGTCCGGGCTGCGGCTGCGCATCCGCTACGACGCCGATCTCTTCGACGCGGCGACGGTACGGGACTGTCTGGGCGACCTCGACCGGATCCTGGGTGCCATGGTGTCGGGCGGTGCGGTGCTGGTGCGGGACACCGCCGTGCGGCCGAGGACCGTGGACGTGACCATGTCCGCCCCGTCGGCCCCTTCCGTCCTGGAGACACTCCGTACCGTCTGGAAGTCGGTCCTCGACGTCGACGACGTGGCGGACGACTCCAACTTCTTCGATCTCAGCGGCAATTCGATCGCGGCGATCAGGCTCGTCAACCGCGTACGCGACGCGTTGCACGTGGACATCGGCCTTGCGGACTTCTTCGCGGACGCGACCTTGGGCGCGATGGCACGCCAACTCGGCGGCGGCCCTCAAGCGCCCGCCCACACCATCGCCCCCGAGCCTCCGCCCGCCCACGCTCCCGCCCCCGAGCCCCCGCCCGCCCCCTCCGACCACGCCGAGCTCGTCGACCGCGCCCCCGCCAGTGACCAGCAGAACCGGATGATCGCGGGCCACTACGCCGTGCCCCAGGCGCAGGTCTGGAACGTGCCGACCCGGATCCGTTTCCGGGGCGCCCTGGACCCGGACGCCCTGCGCTCGGCCCTCGCCGAACTGATCGAGCGCCACCACTCGTTGCGTACGCGCTTCGTGCGGGAAGCCGGAGCCGGAGCCGGGACCGGAGCCGGAGCCGGAGCCGGCGAAGGAGTCTGGTGGCAGGAAGTGGTCGCCGCACCCCCGCTGCGGCTGCAGATCGACGACCTCACCCGGCTCGAACCCGGGAAGCGTGCCGCCCGCGTCGACAAGGTGTGCCGGGCGATGGCCGCAGCACCCGTCGACCTCACCCGCCCGACGCTGCCCCGGCTGAGGCTGCTGCGGGTCGAGCGCGACGAGTGGGTGCTGATGTTCGTCATGCACCACATCTGTGCCGACGGCTGGGCCCACTCCGTGCTGCTGGCGGAGCTGGCCGCGCTCTACACGGCGGCCGCGGCCGGTACCGCGCACACACTCGAAGCGCCCCCGGTCCAGGCCACGCACTACGCCCGCCGTCAGCTGGAGACGAAGGACCCGTCCGCCGATGACCGGCGGGCCGCACACTGCGCCGCCTATCTGAAGGGGGTGCCGTGCCGGCTCGACACCCCGACCGACCGCCCCAGACCCGAGCGGCTGAGCGGCGACGGCGGCACGGCACGCGGTTCCGCCTCCGGTGAACTCCGCGCGGCCATGGAGAAGTTGGCGGCCGACCGGCATGTGACGCCGTTCGCGGTCGCGGCCGCCGCGCTCGGCATCCACCTCGCCCGGCTCTCCGGGGAGCGGGACGTCCTGCTCAGCGTCCCGTACGCCAACCGCGAGGACCTGGACTGCGAGTCGCTCGTGTCGGTGACCTCCACGGCCGTCCTGGTCCGGGTGCGGATCGACCCGGCCGAGACCGTCGCCGAGCTGGTCACCCGTACCGGCGCGGGCGCCCTCGGAATCATGGCGAATGTGCTGCCCACCGCCCGCATCCTCCAGGCGATGCGCGACGCGGGGGCGACCGAGGTTCCCGACCGGGTGCCGAACGGCCTCGCCTTCCAGAACTACGCCGACTCCGACATCGGGATCCCCGGCCTCGACGTCGAAGTGGAGGACGTGGCTCCGCCGGTCGCCAGGGCCGAACTCGTCTTCGGTCTCGCGCCGCGTCGTGATCCGGACCTCGGCTACCGGACCTTCCTCGAGTATTCGGCCGATCTCTGGGATCGGGAATCGGCCGAAGACCTGCTCGCCGAGTACGTCTCGATGATCGGAGACTTGTGCGCGCAGCCCGACCGTCCGGTCGCCGCACTGCTCGACACGCACACAACGCCCCGGAAGGCGGACGCCGAATGA
- a CDS encoding thioesterase II family protein, with product MESDRTLPAKTFALKGADPQDASLRVLIVPHAGAGAASGQGFAEHAPADWLVATARLPGRETRIRESVPGLPGLVDDVVATARALPGTAPLLVVGVCFGAIVGLEAVRALQRDDSVRVAGMVAVSQWAVTEKPDPERRLLRDTDDTDDVLAILDGFGGVPERLAANEQMLKLVLPTIVADIRAVEDYSSGPDPLLRCPLLTVFGDEDPLCPEERTADWALFGENTRTVWLPGGHMLLTDSPALVVDALVGNLDQFAAEQS from the coding sequence ATGGAGAGTGACAGAACGTTGCCGGCAAAGACCTTCGCCCTCAAGGGCGCCGACCCGCAGGACGCCTCGTTGCGCGTGCTGATCGTTCCGCACGCCGGCGCCGGCGCGGCGAGCGGCCAGGGCTTCGCGGAGCACGCGCCGGCCGACTGGCTGGTGGCCACGGCCCGGCTGCCCGGCAGGGAGACGCGTATCCGGGAGAGCGTTCCGGGACTGCCCGGTCTGGTCGACGACGTCGTGGCCACGGCCCGTGCGCTGCCCGGCACCGCCCCCCTGCTCGTCGTCGGGGTGTGCTTCGGGGCGATCGTCGGCCTGGAAGCCGTGCGCGCACTCCAGCGGGACGACAGTGTCCGCGTCGCCGGCATGGTGGCCGTCTCGCAGTGGGCGGTGACCGAGAAGCCCGATCCCGAGCGCCGGTTGCTGCGCGACACGGACGACACCGACGACGTACTGGCGATCCTCGACGGGTTCGGCGGAGTCCCGGAGAGGCTCGCCGCCAACGAGCAGATGCTCAAGCTGGTGCTGCCGACGATCGTGGCGGACATCCGTGCCGTCGAGGACTACTCGTCGGGCCCCGACCCCCTTCTCCGGTGTCCGCTCCTGACCGTGTTCGGGGACGAGGACCCGCTGTGCCCGGAGGAACGGACCGCCGACTGGGCCCTGTTCGGCGAGAACACCCGCACTGTCTGGCTGCCGGGCGGACACATGCTGCTGACGGACAGTCCCGCCCTCGTGGTGGACGCCCTCGTCGGCAATCTCGACCAGTTCGCGGCAGAACAGTCCTAG